The Dysidea avara chromosome 13, odDysAvar1.4, whole genome shotgun sequence genome includes a region encoding these proteins:
- the LOC136243803 gene encoding myb-binding protein 1A-like protein, giving the protein MLTPQLDSGGVQLYVEHLWNKFVCCPSVEEDVDAQRQRLLDQILSLFRNSKLKQFSPDQWMIYLLQMIFQQAFVSVIKVPKKSAIQLQVAAPPISSESRQLLQQRFVSMLVGLSNVQPQIQTGGAKTSRGLPGTDQNGEYLVRQLIDYAYGILNTPSSYVIPIVEQTAEVRSYWEQLMETLRNTDTPRSTTSHALQLLMCHAGLQSFYDQSTGLELLKELLTIHDKV; this is encoded by the exons ATGTTGACACCTCAG CTTGACAGTGGTGGTGTCCAGTTGTATGTTGAGCATCTTTGGAACAAGTTTGTTTGTTGTCCGAGTGTTGAGGAAGATGTAGATGCACAACGACAACGTCTCCTGGACCAG ATACTTTCTTTGTTTCGTAACTCAAAGCTAAAGCAGTTTAGTCCAGATCAGTGGATGATCTACCTTTTACAAATGATATTTCAGCAAGCGTTCGTTAGTGTGATCAAGGTCCCTAAGAAATCTGCAATACAA TTGCAAGTTGCTGCCCCACCCATCAGCAGTGAATCAAGACAGCTTCTGCAGCAGAGATTTGTTAGCATGTTGGTTGGTTTGTCTAATGTGCAACCACAAATTCAGACAG GTGGTGCCAAAACATCCAGAGGGTTACCAGGTACTGACCAGAATGGAGAGTACTTAGTGAGGCAACTGATAGACTATGCCTATGGCATACTCAATACCCCCTCCAGTTATGTTATTCCCATTGTTGAGCAGACAGCTGAG GTGCGTTCTTATTGGGAACAGCTAATGGAGACACTAAGAAATACAGACACTCCTAGGTCAACGACATCACATGCTTTACAGCTCCTCATGTGTCATGCAGGACTTCAGTCATTCTATGATCAGTCTACTGGACTTGAACTGCTAAAG GAGCTGCTGACTATACATGACAAGGTGTAG